A part of Brassica rapa cultivar Chiifu-401-42 chromosome A05, CAAS_Brap_v3.01, whole genome shotgun sequence genomic DNA contains:
- the LOC103833199 gene encoding uncharacterized protein LOC103833199 has product MSKETAIRTGESSPPLLFRQVSPGPGDSTLQFRLLHFWDARKNVKGGPGILLGIEMLMIDAEGTLAQGFIGQNRRNQYEKELQRGSMYTLTNYYASNNKVMYHVADQRLVICISHASALSKDEKDIEGILRQRFRVRSFTEFEANCDLRGDLHDVVGHLKLVDGQALHERPVLCTNDDSASRKVMVHLQLKDGPVMNVYLWDEAAESFRLKFDGSAVTPTVLLVTTVNPKRLGGKLCLSSMSSSRVFLDEEVDPTKEYLAWLATNPSITSLVNPVEVVKAETLTIGEIAAFLKHQPAQVAYFDCIATIDDVKLGTEWYYIACKDCQTKLNRGPTTLVCPKCRNEDATAVANYRVELSVYDNDEQCTFIILGDAGKDLTGRKATELIDAYVQENGGVAAELEVPVPQCFIDTIGLTKKFRIKVTDYNFTSTKLSFTATKIVSAAELPPKNPPLQTPPITEWRTQSWLRVVVVVLQLLTTRRKQSVPSVVARSHAELLLHQWLVQTAQSG; this is encoded by the exons ATGTCGAAAGAGACCGCAATCCGCACCGGTGAATCTTCTCCTCCCCTCCTCTTCCGACAAGTTTCACCCGGACCCGGCGATTCGACCCTGCAGTTTCGTCTTCTTCATTTCTGGGATGCTCGGAAGAATGTCAAAGGAGGACCAGGGATCCTTCTTGGGATCGAGATGCTGATGATTGATGCGGAG GGTACTTTGGCTCAGGGGTTCATCGGTCAGAACCGTCGCAACCAGTATGAGAAAGAGCTCCAGCGTGGGAGCATGTACACGCTGACAAACTACTATGCATCCAACAACAAGGTGATGTACCATGTTGCTGATCAGAGGCTGGTCATTTGCATCTCACACGCTTCTGCCCTGTCGAAGGATGAAAAAGACATTGAAGGCATCTTGAGACAGCGGTTCAGGGTCCGTTCCTTCACAGAATTTGAAGCCAACTGCGATCTCAGAGGCGATCTTCACG ATGTGGTTGGCCACCTTAAGCTGGTTGATGGCCAGGCTCTCCATGAGCGTCCGGTTTTGTGCACCAATGATGACTCAGCTTCTCGGAAAGTGATGGTCCATCTGCAGCTTAAAGA CGGTCCAGTGATGAACGTCTATCTATGGGATGAGGCTGCTGAAAGTTTCCGCCTCAAGTTTGACGGAAGTGCAGTCACTCCAACTGTTCTATTGGTCACAACGGTGAATCCTAAGAGGCTCGGTG GGAAATTGTGCCTAAGTTCAATGTCCTCTTCAAGAGTGTTTTTGGATGAAGAGGTTGACCCCACGAAGGAATACTTGGCGTg GTTGGCCACGAACCCTTCTATAACTTCTTTGGTCAACCCTGTTGAGGTTGTCAAAGCTGAGACTCTCACCATAGGTGAGATTGCCGCCTTCCTCAAGCATCAGCCTGCTCAG GTTGCCTACTTTGACTGCATTGCCACAATTGATGATGTCAAGCTTGGCACTGAGTGGTACTACATTGCTTGCAAAGATTGCCAGACCAAGTTAAACCGTGGGCCTACAACATTGGTTTGTCCAAAATGCAGGAATGAAGATGCTACTGCAGTAGCCAA CTATCGGGTGGAGCTGTCTGTCTATGATAATGATGAGCAATGCACGTTCATCATTCTTGGAGATGCTGGGAAGGATCTCACAGGCAGGAAAGCAACAGAGTTGATCGACGCTTATGTTCAG GAAAATGGTGGAGTTGCGGCTGAGCTTGAAGTTCCCGTTCCACAGTGTTTCATTGATACAATAGGCCTGACAAAGAAATTCAGGATCAAGGTGACTGACTACAACTTCACTTCTACCAAACTGTCCTTCACAGCTACCAAGATAGTCTCCGCAGCAGAGTTACCACCAAAGAATCCCCCACTCCAGACGCCACCAATAACTGAATGGAGAACACAGAGTTGGCTGAGAGTAGTGGTGGTGGTCCTTCAGCTATTGACGACCAGAAGGAAGCAAAGCGTACCAAGCGTAGTGGCTAGATCACATGCAGAACTGTTACTCCATCAGTGGCTGGTACAGACTGCCCAGTCAGGATGA
- the LOC103832757 gene encoding uncharacterized protein LOC103832757: MSGSYHDPRGFSPERLLEDLHIQTLEIQRLFNDNHRLAEHRVLLERELASAKEELHRMNLIICDLRAQHDLQSREFGEIREADARATESDKEEAALLRGEVQKLNDIKRELSGDVEILRKDLLKLQSDNKQIPGLRAEVQDLKKELMHARGAIDYEKKEKFELMEQWQAMEHNMVSMARDVERLRAQLAAVDSRPWGYGGSYEMNFNNMNGSFRGSYGEHDSFLMSSERRVNLLSQPRNTGNQTASNRIEAAGTLECTRSVGQPQDGANGQTHVAVGDTAAVSAAVLHGLKELFGPLLQQSSAGGLASRATAVLQVQGCAGQERPSPLAPATGPLPSYWDALRRMRDLGTETFGGGTDRLATEDWWQVLERNFESSMCPVEYRKELAAHYLREEAHIWWENVVQGTPEGYVLNWYDFKDEFARRYFPEEAIDQMDKDFAELRQGTRTVREYEQEFHRLRKFVSRYVDEREHIEKFLRGLRVDIKNRCQVRRYVSMVDLVETAVLMERNIDVEVQQARASQAPKGTLKRTWDDQAADSGTEQTSMSGQRGRVHVRPCKTKGCFGCGRMGHIKRNCPEILGVSAHVESKKL, from the exons ATGTCTGGAAGTTATCATGATCCACGTGGGTTCTCTCCCGAGAGACTGTTGGAAGATCTTCATATACAGACTCTTGAAATCCAAAGGCTTTTTAATGATAATCACAGACTAGCTGAGCACCGCGTGCTTCTTGAGCGAGAACTCGCCTCTGCCAAGGAAGAGCTTCACCGGATGAACCTGATCATTTGTGATCTCCGTGCTCAACATGATCTGCAATCGAGGGAGTTCGGTGAGATAAGGGAGGCAGATGCTCGTGCTACAGAGTCTGACAAAGAAGAGGCTGCACTGTTGCGCGGTGAAGTTCAGAAGCTAAATGACATTAAGCGTGAACTTAGTGGAGATGTTGAGATTCTTAGGAAAGATTTGCTCAAATTGCAATCAGATAACAAGCAGATTCCAGGTTTGAGAGCTGAGGTTCAAGACTTGAAGAAAGAGCTTATGCACGCTAG AGGTGCTATTGACTATGAGAAGAAGGAAAAGTTTGAGCTTATGGAGCAGTGGCAAGCTATGGAACATAACATGGTTTCAATGGCACGTGATGTTGAAAGGCTAAGAGCACAACTTGCTGCTGTTGATAGTAGGCCATGGGGATATG GTGGATCATATGAGATGAATTTCAACAATATGAATGGCAGTTTCCGTGGTTCTTATGGAGAACACGATAGTTTTCTG ATGTCGTCCGAGAGAAGAGTGAACCTTCTGTCCCAGCCAAGAAACACTGGAAACCAAACCGCATCCAACCGAATTGAGGCAGCAGGGACACTCGAGTGCACACGCAGTGTGGGGCAGCCGCAGGATGGTGCGAATGGCCAAACACATGTTGCCGTGGGAGACACTGCGGCAGTGAGTGCAGCCGTCTTGCATGGACTCAAGGAGCTGTTTGGGCCGTTGCTGCAACAGAGCTCGGCAGGGGGACTGGCCTCTCGAGCCACAGCGGTTCTGCAAGTACAAGGATGTGCCGGTCAGGAAAGGCCTTCTCCACTTGCGCCAGCAACCGGGCCGCTACCCTCATACTGGGACGCATTGAGACGAATGAGGGACTTGGGTACTGAGACCTTCGGTGGTGGTACTGACAGGTTAGCCACAGAGGACTGGTGGCAAGTGCTGGAAAGGAACTTTGAGTCCAGCATGTGTCCAGTGGAATACCGAAAGGAATTAGCAGCCCATTACTTGAGGGAAGAAGCTCATATCTGGTGGGAAAATGTGGTTCAAGGAACCCCCGAAGGGTATGTGCTCAACTGGTACGACTTTAAGGATGAATTCGCCAGGAGATACTTTCCGGAGGAAGCCATAGATCAGATGGATAAAGACTTCGCAGAGCTGCGTCAGGGAACTAGAACTGTGAGGGAGTACGAGCAGGAGTTCCATCGTTTGAGAAAGTTTGTAAGCAGGTACGTTGATGAGAGGGAACATATAGAAAAGTTCCTGAGGGGCTTGCGGGTTGACATTAAGAACAGATGCCAAGTGCGGAGGTATGTGAGCATGGTCGATCTGGTGGAGACTGCAGTCCTGATGGAGAGAAACATTGACGTGGAGGTTCAGCAAGCTAGAGCATCCCAAGCGCCAAAGGGAACTCTGAAACGGACATGGGACGACCAGGCGGCAGACTCAGGAACGGAGCAGACATCCATGTCCGGACAGCGTGGGCGGGTACACGTTCGACCATGCAAAACTAAGGGATGTTTTGGATGTGGTCGTATGGGGCATATTAAGCGGAATTGCCCGGAGATACTTGGAGTCTCAGCTCACGTAGagagcaaaaaactttga